The nucleotide window ATTAAACAATGCAGcagaaatacaacaaaagaTGAGGTGAGTTTTGCAGCTGCGATTTAAGAAACATCCTAGAGGCTTATTAAAGACATCTCACTTCAATAAGCATTATAAGCAGATACAAAAGTCACATCATCaactaaagtaaacaaacaagcaaacataaAAATAAGCAACATAAATCAAGCAAAAACATAAGATAGATATAGTAAGATTTATTCAGCTCAAACAGTGTGTTTCATCAGACAGGACTTAAGCCTATACTTCAAAGTGTGGTACAGTAGACTGTAATTTGAATATAGCTGTTCCATAGCTGAACCTATAGCAACACATAAGatacagaaacattttaattCTAACAACCACTTAATACTGAAATTTAAACACCACTGAATTCAtagcattgaaatattttactttggaAACCATGTATCTGAAACAATTTGTTCTAAATTCAGCAATTTCAAAagcttaattaaaaaaagaccaaCATATATTACATTATCACCCTCTCACCCTCTTAGggtggtgtctgtgtcatcCTCAAGCtcgggtcctctaccagaggccttGGAGTTTGAGGGCTCTGCACACTTCTGGGCTGAAGCTTCAGATGTTAATCCTGGAATCTGCcagagccactctcccagtttgggggtcactgCCCCGAGTGCTCCTACTGCCACGGGGACCACGTCAACTTCGACCTTCGACCACATCTGTTCTAGTTCTGGTGTTTGTCAACCACCATTATGTCCGGTTGGTTATcaagcagctgtttgtcagtctggaagcTGAAGTCCCACAAGATCTTAGCCTGGTTCTTGGTGTGTCCCATCAGGATTTGGGTACTTAGAGTCCATACTgggtgcagatgttcctgtacactatccCAGCCACTTGGTTGTGCCTCTTCATGTATGCTGATCCTGCCTACATCTTACACCCCGCCACTATGTGCTGGATCGTCTCAGGCGCATccttgcacagcctgcaccttgGGTGCACAGCCTGCACCATGTTTCTGTTGTCTGAGGCATTCACGTAGCAGCTCATCCTTTTGGGCCATCTTCTTGATGTATTCCTGGATTTTGGATGTTTCATCCTGGATAGAGGCTCTGATACTCACTAGTCCATGGCCTCCCTCTTTCTGCTTAGTGTATagcctcagggtgctggacttgggGTGGAACCATCCATGCATGGTGAGGAGCTTTTTTGTCTTGATATCTGTGGCTTCCATCGCCTCCTTTGGTCAGCTTATGATCCCAGCtgggtatctgatgactggcaTTGCGTACCTGCTGATGGCTTTGACCTTGTTCTGACCATTCAGCTGACTTCTCAGGACTCGCCTTACTCTCTGGAGGTATTTGATTGTGGTTGACTTCTTGCGGCCTCCTCAAGATTTCCATTAGCCTGCGGGATCCCAAGGTACTTGTGGCTGTCCTGGATATCTCTTATGTTGCCCTCTGGTAGGTCAACTCCTTCAATTCTGATCATCTTAGACACTTGTCCAATCCGAATGACATCCCTATGTCCTTGCTGTAGATCCTGTTGGTGTGGATCGGTGAGTTGATTTCTCGCTCATTCTTGGCGTACAGCTTGCTGACATCCATGTAGAGCAAGTGATTGATTGTTACTCCACTTTGTAATCGGTATCCATAGCCAGTCTTCTTGATAAATTGACTGAGGGGATTCAAGCCTATGCAGAACAGCAGTGGTGACAGTGCATCCCCTTGGTATATGCCGCATTTGATGTTGACTTGGTCAATCGGCTTTGAgttgcctttttaaaaaaaacaactagatTGAGGCTAAAATTAAATAATCAAATTCAAATCTCAAAATtctaattaaaaaatatgtaaatagaGCACTGGTCAAATTTCATAGGTCAAATTCAGATCCAAAAATTCAAgtcaaagaattttttttttttaattctaaaacattaagataagataagattagatacacctttattgatcccataattgagaaattccagagGATTTTAAATTTGGGAATATTGAAATAAAATTCAGCTTTTGAAATCAGAAATCaagaaattctttctaaatcaAAGTCAGCTTTGGCAGTAAGTACAGAGAAATTAGTATGTGAGAGAAATAAATTGGTATTATCGGCAGAAGTACTGGGAGGAGTGTCACCATGGAGGGTGATGCTACAGCTAGGTCCTTGATATAAATAAGGAATAGTAGAGGTCCTGTAATAGATCCCTGTGGGACTCCGCCTGTTGTTTTGGCCCCATCAGATGTCTATCCATTAATGTTAACAAACTGTTGTTGATTATGAATGTAATTTAAAGACATATGTCCAATAAAGCAATAATATAACAATTACTGGAGTTAGATATCATGATTAAAAGTGTTGAAAGCTTTGGAAATGTCAAGAATTATTCCTAAAGCATATCTGTTGCCATTTAAAGGAGTGTGAATTTTGTCAACCAGTTAAAATAAAGCCATATCTGCAGAGTAGGTTTTCCTAAATCCATACTGCTGTCCATACAGGATGTtttataattatattgtaaACTAGTTTCACCAAAGTCtttgaaaaacaagcaaagacagaaacaggacAGAAGTTGTTAAATGAAATTCCATCTCCGGATTTAAACACAGGTAGAATTTTAGCAATTTTAATCTCACTTGGTACTGTTCCAATTTCCAGAGATTAAGCAAGTACACAGGTCAATGGCCTGAGAATAAAGGGACTAATTTGATAATCAGACCAGATCTGACATCATCATGACCGCCTGCTAAATCTCTCATATTAGCAATAATGTCTGTGATTTCCCTCTCAATAGGACAAGCCTATATTTATTACTGCATTGACCTCATGTTCATTTATGTTTAGCTTTAGGTGTGTATTGGGTTTGGGTTTGTATAGCATGTGTTAGCACCAAGAAGGCCTATGTTTTTCCATTGCAAAGGTATAAACAAAAAATGCTGATCAGATTTTATGCACTGTAGCCACTAATCAAAGCACCAAAAGGCTCAAACGGTTATTTAAAAGCAGCTAAAAGCATTGAATGGACAAATCTAAATGGAATACAACATCACAAAAGGCAGATAAATATCCAAAATTGTCAGTGTGCATTATTAGattttatattttgcttttaCTCCACACTATGCAAACATGATCATGAGTCAATAAAAAAGTCCACCAAGCttactgtaaagaaaaaaagatgcaatTTGTAATCAAATTACTTTGACAGAAGCATTTACCAAATAAAATTCAAAGGGATGTACTGTTAACGCCCCTCTAAAAGTGTGGAGTTATTGGCAACTTTTCTCAGCAGTGTTTGAGTAAAGAGAGGtgcattgtttttattatgttaaACAGAGAGAAGTTTGAGCTCAGTTTTCTTGTTTTCAGTGTCACAGAAGACATTTGAGCTGACATGTCCGTAATATAGAAGTTTCCATTAATGCATAATTAGGTAGCATTTGATCAGAATTAATTGgtcatgttttggttttgctGAATAAAGAGGCATCGATCATCCTCTGGAGTCAACTGTAGTCTCAACTGTTAGGAGTGTGGCGACGCCTCCATGTTGCTACAGCCACAATGTGCATGCTGTGTGAGTGCGGGACAATGCAGCAGGTTTCctgatatttatttatcaagAAAGTGAATACTTGTTCATCAAATCCATTCCTGACAGTTTAATACTGTTACAGATTTATACCAAAAGAACGACCTCGTAAAAATCACATTGTTCCACCTCTCTTATGTATTGTTAGTTGGGCCTGTTGGAGAGGagggtgtgtgttttattttcttattattcGGCTTTCTTCCatttcaaattaatgtttttttatcaGGCTCAAACGTTTTGTAACCATTTCCTAATCACTGTAGCTGGCAAATCAGTAAGTCTTTTGACATTTATATCTAATGtgacttttaattatttttttggcaGTTTGCTGCATGGTGGTGGCAGAaacagacagtgatttccagcaAGGAAAGAACTGCATTTGAAACCAGTTAAATTAAATATGGCAGAGATAAAGCACATCGATCTGGTTCTTTTTAACAGCACAGCAGGCAAGACGAGTGCACAAAAGCTACATATAGTGATCACAAGAGACTAAACCACAAAGACTTAACAGGATCTGTGCAATACAAAGAAGCCTAATGACAGGTCTGTTAATTTTTGTGtacatttattatattgtaacaCAATCAAAGACTGTCCACACATCATGCATGTTGTTTGTGCTCATATTTACATTAACTTTTCATATGATTTGTTGGTGCTTGTGACATTCTGGAACGCAAGACAGAATATAGCTAATATGTCAAAATACAGTATTTCAGTCAAGGTCATTTGCTTCAAGAAGGCACATAATGCTCTTCACTCAGATATgaggtgtgtgttcatgtgtgtgtgataaacTTAGGAACTCTGTGCTTGAGGCCACTGTagagtgtttctgtgtttctgcagcagGACAGTCTGGTTTCCAAAGTTTCCTAAACACTGAAAAATGACAGTTAACTGATCATTTCAGCCCTGTCTACAGTAATTTATCCTCCCTGGAGTGAGGCTGCAGTATCCTGAGGGTGAAGATGAGTTTGATAGCTTTTCTAAACCAGGGGTAAAACAGAGCATAAATCAGAGGGTTTGCACAGGAGTTCAACAACATGATCCAAGACAACAGAGCATAATAAGACAAGCTCGTGGAGGTGTCTTCTCCTGCTAGAGCGGGATAGTAATATGGGCAGAAGCACAATAGAAACACAGCTATCACAATGCCAAGAGTCCTGGCTGCCTTCCTCTCTGATTTTTTAGCGGTTGGAGCTGCAGTGCCAGTGGTAGCAGCAGTCTGCAACCGAATGACACGCATCTGAGAGATGGCAACCACAAAAACCCTCATATAGAGAACAACCATGACAGTACAGGGCCCGACAAATGAGAAGAAGAGATCTAGCGTGCCTGAGGTGTGGCTGATGACCACCACACACTCCCCGTGGCAGGAGCTGAACCTGTCTGGCTGCCCTAAGTGTCCCATTAGGATACACCCGTTGTAGAGAAGAGAGCAGGCCCAGCATAAACAGATTGATATTTGAACTCTGTGCAGGGTGATCTTAGAGGAATAGAGCAGTGGGTCACAGATAGCCAGATAACGGTCTATGGATATGAGCACCATGTTGCCCACAGAGGCAGAGAGCATGCAGTAAGAAACATAAGGAGTCAGAGCACACAGCAGCCTCCCCAGCAGCCAGCACGTCTCCATGTAGCGCAGGCCCTCGATGGGCATCACCAGCAGCCCCACCACCAGGTCGGACACAGCCAGAGACAGGAGCAGGGTGTTGGTCGGGGTGTGGAGCTGCCGGAAGTGGGAGATGGAGATGATGACGAGCAGGTTGAGAGTCACAGTGAGCAGAGAGACGAAGGCCAGCAGGGTGTAGAGCAGAGCAGTGTCAGAGCGAGGGCGCAGCAGACGCCTGCAGGAGGAGTTGAGGTTGGGGAAGCAGAGCAGAGGGCCCTCTGTGCTGTCCATCACGGGGGAGGGAACAGATTGAACTCCCCATCAGACAGTTGATTTATCCTTATCAAACCCGCCCTCCCAGCTGTTCCAAACACCTGATGAATGATGCAACCTCTCGCCCtcttcatcactgtcatcactTTTCCCTCTTCCCCcctgcaatttgttttttattcatcatttacttttgatattttaaatttgattcatttatttgcaCAATTAAACAATGCAGCAGAAATACAACAAAGGATGAGGTGAGTTTTGCAGCTGCGATTTAAGAAACATCCTAGAGGCTTATTAAAGACATCTCACCTCAATAAGCATTATAAGCAGATAAAAAAGTCACATTATCaactaaagtaaacaaagtAAACAAACCTATACTTCAAAGTTTGGTACAGTAGACTGTAATTTGAATATAGCTGTTCTATAGCTGAACCTATAGCAGCACATAAGatacagaaacattttaattCTAACAACCACTTAATATTGAAATTTAAACACCACTGAATTCAtagcattgaaatattttactttggaAACCATGTATCTGAAACAATTTGTTCTAAATTCAGCAATTTCAAAagcttaattaaaaaaagaccaaCATATATTACATTATCACCCTCTCACCCTCTTAGggtggtgtctgtgtcatcCTCAAGCtcgggtcctctaccagaggcctaGGAGTTTCAGGGCTCTGCATACTTCTGGACTGAAGCTTCAGATGTTAATCCTGGAATCTGCCAGAgtcactctcccagtttgggggtcactgCCCCGAGTGCTCCTACTGCCACGGGGACCACGTCAACTTCGACCTTCGACCACATCTGTTCTAGTTCTGGTGTTTGTCAACCACCATTATGTCCGGTTGGTTATcaagcagctgtttgtcagtctggaagcTGAAGTCCCACAAGATCTTAGCCCGGTTAGTGGTGTGTCCCATCAGGATTTGGGTACTTAGAGTCCACACTgggtgcagatgttcctgtacactattcAGCCACTTGGTTGTGTCTCTCCATGTACACTGATCCTGCCTGCATTTTACAACCCGCCACTATGTGCTGGATCGTCTCAGGTACATccttgcacagcctgcaccttgGGTCTGATCTGCTGTGGTAGACCCTGGCCTCTATGGCCCTTGTGCTTAGGGTCTGTTCTTGTGCTGCGATGATTAGTGTCTTtgtgctgtctgtcagtccagCATTCTCCAGCCACTGGTAGGTCTTCTTGATATCAGCCACTTCCGTGATCTGACAGTGGTATGTCTATGTGGAGGCTTATCCCTCCATGTTGTTTGCTCCTCCACTTCTTTGCTCTCATCAGGTTTCTGTTGTCTGAGGCATTCACGTATCAGCTCATCCTTTTGAGCCATCTTCTTGATGTATTCCTGGATATTGGATGTTTCATCCTGGATAGTGGCTCTGATACTCACTAGTCCTTGGCCTCCCTCTTTCTGCTTAGTGTATAGCCTCAGGGCGCTGGACTTGGGGTGGAACCATCCATGCATGGTGAGGAGCTTTTTTGTCTTGACATCTGTGGCTTCCATCGCCTCCTTTGGTCAGCTTATGATCCCAGCtgggtatctgatgactggcaTTGCGTACCTGCTGATGGCTCTGACCTTGTTCTGACCATTCAGCTGACTTCTCATGACTCGCCTTACTCTCTGGAGGTATTTGATTGTGGTGGACTTCTTGCGGCCTCCTCATGATTTCCATTAGCCTGCGGGATCCCGAGGTACTTGTGGCAGTCCTGGATATCTTCTATGTTGCCCTCTGGTAGTTCAACTCCTTCAATTCTGATCATCTCAGACAGTTGTCCAATCCGAATGACATCCCTATGTCCTTGCCGTAGATCCTGTTGGTGTGGATCAGTGAGTTGATTTCTCGCTCATTCTTGGCGTACAGCTTGCTGGCATCCATGTAGAGCAGGTGGTTGATTGTTACTCCACTTTGTAATCGGTATCCATAGCCAGTCTTCTTGATGAACTGACTGAGGGGGTTCAAGCCTATGCAGAACAGCAGTGGTGACAGTGCATCTCCTTGGTATATGCCGCATTTGATGTTGACTTGGTCAATCGGCTTTGAgttgcctttttaaaaaaaaaaactggattgaggctaaaattaaataatcaaattcaaatctcaaaattcaaattaaaaaatatgtaaacagaGCACTGGTCAAATTTCATAGGTCAAATTCAGATCCAAAAATTCAAGTcaaagaatatatatttttttaattctaaaacatggatttGGGGATTTTAAATTTGGGAATATTGAAATAAAATTCAGCTTTTGAAATCGGAAATCAAGAAATTCTCTCTAAATCAAAGTCAGCTTTGGCAATAAGTACAGAGAAATTAGTATGTGAGAGAAATAAATTGGTATTATCAGCAGAAGTACTGGGAGGAGTGTCACCATGGAGGGTGACTCTACAGCTAGGTCCTTGATATAAATAAGGAATAGTAGAGGTCCTGTAATAGATCCCTGTGGGACTCCGCCTGTTGTTTTGGCCCCATCAGATGTCCGTCCATTAATGTTAACAAACTGTTGTTGATTATGAATGTAATTTAAAGACATACTTCCAATAAAGCAATAATATAACAATTACTGGAGTTAGATATCATGATTAAAAGTGTTGAAAGCTTTAGATATGTCAAGAAATATTCCTATCTGTTGCTATTTAAAGGAGTGTGAATTTTGTCAACCAGTTAAAACAAAGCCATATCTGCAGAGTAGGTTTTCCTAAATCCATACTGCTGTCCATACAGGATGTtttataattatattgtaaACCAGTTTCACCAAAATCtttgaaaaacaagcaaagacagaaacaggacAGAAGTTGTTAAATGAACTTCCATCTCCGGATTTAAACACAGGTAGAATTTTAGCAATTTTAACCTCACTTGGTACTGTTCCAATTTCCAGAGATTAATCAAGTACACAGGTCAATGGCCTGAGAATAAAGGGACTAATCTGATAATCAGACCAGATCTGACATCATCATGACCGCCTGCTAAATCTCTCATATTAGCAATGATGTCTGTGATTTCCCTCTAATAGGAGAAGCCTATATTTATTACTGCATTGACCCCAGGTTCATTTGTGTTTAGCTTTATGTGTGTATTGGGTTTGGGTTTGTATAGCATGTGTTAGCAACAAGAAGGCCTATTTTTTCCATTGCAAAGGTATAAACAAAAAATGCTGAACAGATTTTATGCACTGTAGCCACTAATCAAAGCACCAAAAGGCTCAAACGGTTATTTAAAAGCAGCTAAAAGCATTGAATGGACAAATCTAAATGGAATACAACATCACAAAAGGCAGATAAATATCCAAAATTGTCAGTGTGCATTATTAGattttatattttgcttttaCTCCACACTATGCAAACATGGTCTTGAGTCAATAAAAAAGTC belongs to Epinephelus lanceolatus isolate andai-2023 chromosome 24, ASM4190304v1, whole genome shotgun sequence and includes:
- the LOC144461900 gene encoding trace amine-associated receptor 13c-like yields the protein MDSTEGPLLCFPNLNSSCRRLLRPRSDTALLYTLLAFVSLLTVTLNLLVIISISHFRQLHTPTNTLLLSLAVSDLVVGLLVMPIEGLRYMETCWLLGRLLCALTPYVSYCMLSASVGNMVLISIDRYLAICDPLLYSSKITLHRVQISICLCWACSLLYNGCILMGHLGQPDRFSSCHGECVVVISHTSGTLDLFFSFVGPCTVMVVLYMRVFVVAISQMRVIRLQTAATTGTAAPTAKKSERKAARTLGIVIAVFLLCFCPYYYPALAGEDTSTSLSYYALLSWIMLLNSCANPLIYALFYPWFRKAIKLIFTLRILQPHSREDKLL